The following proteins come from a genomic window of Heyndrickxia acidicola:
- a CDS encoding globin-coupled sensor protein → MFLIKDRKSNISAIQKYISHELEHVKMDFEKGTDVALQLELIGLTKEELALLKGIQPLVEKNIKEIYQEALKYSHAGVKRITDMSDQGISPETSLQYILTLFDGIIDRDYIEKRTKAGQLYFKMGVQSHWFMSVYQLLMTRILEMLKKELHYSNNELFPVFIAVSKIFNLEYQLCTSSMNHAQQEMLERKEEEAKKDIKEFVGGFVGNLAAMTEETGASVEQIVIQSNQISENANTSLEASAYMETHSEDGRTQLDKVKENMLELKSNVEQITSTIDGLEKNSKEIGEIVTVITSIADQTNLLALNAAIEAARAGEHGKGFAVVAEEVRKLAEQTKFSSGSVTSLVGTTISQISNVIAQISTIHKVVERGNEEINHTTHVFEKILDGSIESKQLSQNTENEIRVLTELLNEIKGSVTKMEDSAEELSRTVSSF, encoded by the coding sequence ATGTTCTTAATAAAGGATAGAAAAAGCAATATTTCAGCAATCCAGAAATACATATCCCATGAACTCGAGCACGTAAAAATGGACTTTGAAAAGGGGACGGATGTTGCCCTGCAATTAGAACTAATAGGACTGACCAAAGAAGAACTAGCTCTTCTGAAAGGTATACAGCCTTTAGTAGAAAAGAACATTAAAGAAATTTATCAGGAAGCTTTAAAATATTCACATGCTGGTGTCAAGAGAATTACCGATATGAGTGATCAGGGTATTTCACCTGAGACAAGTCTGCAATACATTCTGACACTATTTGATGGAATAATTGACAGGGATTATATTGAGAAAAGAACGAAGGCGGGACAGCTTTATTTTAAAATGGGTGTCCAGTCACATTGGTTTATGTCGGTGTATCAGCTTCTGATGACTAGAATCCTTGAAATGTTAAAGAAGGAATTGCATTATAGTAACAATGAATTATTCCCGGTGTTCATTGCTGTTTCCAAAATATTCAATCTTGAATATCAACTCTGTACATCCTCGATGAATCATGCTCAGCAAGAGATGCTTGAGAGGAAGGAAGAAGAGGCGAAAAAAGACATCAAGGAATTTGTTGGAGGATTTGTCGGAAATTTAGCGGCTATGACAGAAGAAACAGGTGCATCTGTTGAACAAATTGTTATTCAGTCCAATCAAATTTCCGAGAATGCAAACACCAGCCTTGAAGCATCTGCTTATATGGAGACCCATTCCGAAGACGGAAGGACACAGCTTGATAAAGTAAAAGAAAATATGCTTGAGCTAAAATCGAATGTTGAGCAAATAACTTCCACCATCGATGGTCTTGAGAAAAATTCCAAAGAAATTGGAGAGATTGTTACAGTTATCACCAGTATTGCAGATCAAACGAACCTCCTGGCATTAAATGCTGCCATTGAAGCCGCAAGAGCTGGTGAGCATGGGAAGGGGTTTGCGGTTGTTGCTGAAGAAGTAAGAAAACTGGCTGAACAAACAAAGTTTTCTTCTGGAAGTGTTACCTCTTTAGTGGGTACGACAATTTCACAAATTTCAAATGTCATAGCCCAAATCAGTACCATTCATAAAGTGGTGGAAAGAGGAAATGAAGAAATTAATCATACAACACATGTATTTGAAAAAATTCTGGATGGCAGCATAGAAAGTAAACAACTTAGTCAAAATACCGAAAATGAAATACGTGTATTAACAGAGCTGCTAAATGAAATTAAGGGATCTGTTACAAAAATGGAAGACTCCGCAGAAGAAC